A single genomic interval of Lactococcus sp. S-13 harbors:
- a CDS encoding GNAT family N-acetyltransferase, with the protein MKKESEMILKKVTLKDVQQLQEISIETFSDTFKDANDEANLKEYLKNAYNIEQLKSELSDLESDFYFVYYKKELAGYLKLNVSNAQSEKHDINALEIERIYIKTHFKRLGLGRYLLNYAINQAKELKKTSVWIGVWEKNINALNFYKKMNFVYFSEHIFKLGREKQRDILMKLVINK; encoded by the coding sequence ATGAAAAAAGAATCAGAGATGATATTAAAAAAAGTAACCTTGAAAGATGTGCAACAATTACAAGAAATAAGTATTGAAACTTTTTCCGATACATTTAAGGATGCAAACGATGAAGCAAATCTAAAAGAATATTTAAAAAATGCATATAATATTGAGCAATTGAAATCTGAACTTTCAGATTTGGAGTCGGATTTTTATTTTGTTTACTATAAAAAAGAATTAGCAGGTTATCTAAAGTTAAATGTCTCTAATGCTCAATCAGAAAAACATGATATAAATGCTTTAGAAATCGAAAGGATTTATATAAAGACTCACTTTAAGCGTCTAGGACTTGGAAGGTATCTCTTAAACTACGCAATTAATCAGGCGAAAGAACTTAAAAAAACGAGTGTCTGGATTGGTGTATGGGAAAAAAATATAAATGCACTTAATTTTTATAAAAAAATGAATTTTGTTTACTTTAGTGAACATATATTTAAGCTTGGTAGAGAAAAGCAAAGAGATATCCTAATGAAGTTAGTAATAAATAAATAA
- a CDS encoding MarR family winged helix-turn-helix transcriptional regulator encodes MESEILRQIGTISRSLDSISNVEFAQFDLAKGQYLYLSRIKENPGIIQHRLSELLCVDKSTANRAINKLEEKGLITKKEDLVNKKEKHLFITQKGEKIYPVIIRENEYSTKVALENISSEEIELFVEVINKMADNLSQNWLDVKKGVRRNY; translated from the coding sequence ATGGAAAGCGAAATATTAAGACAGATTGGAACAATTTCACGATCGTTAGATTCGATTAGTAACGTAGAATTTGCACAATTTGACCTAGCAAAAGGTCAATATCTTTATCTAAGTCGGATTAAAGAAAATCCAGGTATCATTCAACATCGTTTATCAGAGTTACTGTGCGTAGATAAATCTACTGCTAATAGAGCAATAAATAAGCTGGAAGAAAAAGGGTTAATCACTAAAAAAGAGGATTTAGTGAATAAAAAAGAAAAACATCTTTTTATTACTCAAAAGGGAGAGAAAATTTATCCAGTCATTATTCGTGAAAATGAATACTCAACAAAAGTTGCATTAGAAAATATTTCATCTGAAGAAATCGAACTATTTGTTGAAGTAATAAATAAAATGGCTGATAACCTCTCACAAAATTGGTTGGATGTTAAGAAGGGAGTCAGAAGAAATTATTAA